From Bradysia coprophila strain Holo2 chromosome IV unlocalized genomic scaffold, BU_Bcop_v1 contig_5, whole genome shotgun sequence, one genomic window encodes:
- the LOC119071847 gene encoding GATA zinc finger domain-containing protein 14 isoform X1: MSSTSKQSTGTVPKANKSEKKMDKSSERPSNAGQHINGFAGDNSDRESDQPPKSENIENQNSDNITCCMGSNETTLDEQLKLERKLYDLYSKKEQMASLVDELQLMNEVAQRSLNRNSAPVRNVPIEYEQIVPIELIPGSKSSSPSNPNFRMSPVIPKPVAEIHDYESSRDDNESTIGGNEDSLTDKIAEINTMKNQLQRLKNLMNTVKIIEIKNGDCEENENDNVSVESSPTHANYNESHYENVLSTKRDSVPSTITGPEVEEEPDMDERVRLLQSMTQDLKLQAMSIAEERDRLRDIKNEMGRRRENEGLKKITNLNQTRFDDKSNDQCLGSDGDKTAEPTATYKDNSWNTSQFGLANGSARSNFERQNEQFAKTTQLPPVVPTKINSNAGASADVRSINSNSSRGISLPPPMRHIGPEERPSWMKSAHDTLRMSSVNQQNLDNTQDWQHSNNFCNFGPQSPQFHCHHSVNSDQNYNCRPMYYPSLSSNQSGIGNDHALLQQFIQTQQMLINSVCQFNQLLWDQQREINNLNTAVLLLQERMFNSSRNGFPEPLNSTRAETVPPNLTYNNSYPCHARAQSEQPVNQTNCISNCLPHSPYGQQYQCQSHPVPIQVESPNNIRSRRFNNNIIHHNQIDSSSCCYPTHLLNNDLHTSISNSSNYQTNSSQSYMQQQNNNLAANNITNSNNQLRQQNIAASTTSPALNNQTTPGNRANNYWDNFRSYSRQNLLSSNSCKSNEEASSINNLPQNRDRDQSHLNQSSRLPTHMTHNNLPLVANNKYSIHFQNQTNQQQQQQNTSTFVGQMGTNGSAIRNPEELNINQSMNQQLLHQSNDTLGHDHISSLNNLNMNFGPFHSNDVASNFMNSINLELNELKPNTSKMVPKRSTGGHKRKSQSSHPAEQNNLLVIQQETNGIDSNLTKTVMTNDSKSSEKSFEALKENVYQEVSALIVANESRPNFLINLFRELQLISTSDPLRNRLMQTFHDLYNRYETNPHADNSAILNQCSAKTNETAPTFFNLHHKRKNNLSSTDVCGDTSCDGDEDLAEADQNCNAEDMYVDDFDADGATGFDNSSSDMVILPSSPTSNSDESPTAVPDDLT; encoded by the exons GTTCTAACGAGACCACATTGGACGAACAATTGAAACTGGAACGAAAATTGTACGACCTATACTCCAAGAAAGAGCAAATGGCTAGTTTGGTTGACGAACTGCAGCTAATGAATGAAGTTGCTCAACGATCTCTA AATCGAAATTCGGCACCAGTTCGGAATGTACCCATTGAGTATGAGCAGATCGTTCCAATTGAGCTGATTCCGGGCTCGAAAAGCTCGTCACCGTCTAACCCAAATTTTAGAATGTCTCCAGTCATCCCGAAACCGGTGGCTGAAATTCACGACTACGAAAGTAGTAGAGATGACAATGAGAGCACTATCGGCGGTAATGAGGATTCATTGACGGACAAAATAGCCGAAATTAACACAATGAAAAATCAGCTGCAGCGGCTCAAGAATCTGATGAACACCgttaaaattatcgaaataaagAACGGAGACTgcgaagaaaatgaaaatgacaacGTTTCGGTCGAATCTAGTCCGACGCATGCAAATTACAATGAGTCGcattacgaaaatgttttgtcgaCCAAACGGGACTCAGTACCGTCGACCATAACCGGTCCAGAAGTGGAAGAAGAACCGGACATGGACGAAAGAGTCAGATTGTTGCAGTCCATGACGCAAGACTTAAAACTGCAGGCAATGTCAATTGCTGAAGAAAGAGATCGATTGCGGGACATCAAAAACGAAATGGGACGGCGACGCGAAAATGAGGGATTGAAGAAAATTACCAATCTAAATCAAACGCGTTTTGATGACAAATCGAATGACCAATGCTTGGGATCCGATGGCGACAAAACAGCAGAGCCGACTGCAACGTATAAAGATAATAGTTGGAATACGTCGCAGTTCGGATTGGCTAATGGATCGGCTCGCTCGAATTTCGAACGTCAAAATGAGCAATTTGCAAAAACAACGCAATTGCCTCCGGTTGTTCcgacgaaaataaattcgaatgcAGGCGCGTCTGCTGATGTTCGGAGCATCAACTCGAACAGTTCCAGAGGCATCAGTCTTCCTCCACCAATGCGTCATATTGGACCGGAAGAGAGAC CAAGTTGGATGAAATCAGCACATGACACACTAAGAATGTCGTCGGtcaaccaacaaaatttggaCAACACACAAGATTGGCAGCATTCAAACAATTTCTGTAACTTTGGCCCGCAAAGTCCACAGTTCCATTGCCATCACAGTGTGAATAGTGATCAAAACTACAATTGTCGTCCCATGTATTATCCCAGCTTATCGTCGAATCAGTCGGGCATTGGCAACGATCATGCATTACTGCAACAGTTTATTCAAACTCAGCAAATGTTAATCAATTCGGTGTGCCAGTTCAATCAGCTGCTGTGGGATCAACAGAGAGAAATtaacaatttgaatacagCAGTGCTATTG CTGCAAGAACGAATGTTTAATTCGTCACGCAACGGTTTCCCCGAACCACTAAATTCAACCAGAGCAGAAACCGTGCCACCGAATCTGACCTACAACAATTCATATCCGTGTCACGCTAGAGCCCAATCCGAGCAGCCAGTGAACCAAACCAATTGCATATCAAATTGTTTGCCGCATTCGCCGTACGGCCAACAGTATCAATGCCAAAGTCATCCAGTTCCCATTCAAGTCGAAAGTCCGAACAACATTCGCTCGCGTCGATTCAATAATAACATAATACATCATAATCAAATCGATTCATCGTCGTGTTGCTATCCGACGCATTTGCTTAACAATGACTTGCACACATCAATATCAAACTCCTCTAATTATCAGACAAATTCATCACAGTCCTAcatgcaacaacaaaataataatcttgCCGCTAATAACATTACCAATTCTAATAATCAGCTTCGACAACAGAATATTGCCGCTTCTACCACTTCACCCGCTTTAAACAACCAAACGACACCGGGCAATCGGGCCAATAATTACTGGGACAATTTTCGAAG CTATTCGCGCCAAAATCTACTCTCAAGCAACAGCTGCAAAAGTAATGAGGAAGCGAGCAGTATTAACAATTTACCACAAAATCGAGATAGAGATCAAAGTCATCTAAACCAATCATCCCGACTACCCACACACATGACACATAACAATTTACCGCTTGTCGCAAACAACAAGTACTCGATTCATTTCCAAAATCAAACtaatcaacaacaacagcaacaaaataCTTCAACGTTCGTCGGACAAATGGGAACGAATGGCAGTGCGATACGCAATCCGGAAGAATTGAACATCAATCAGTCGATGAATCAACAATTGTTGCATCAAAGCAACGATACGCTGGGACATGATCACATTAGCAGCTTAAACAATCTGAACATGAACTTTGGGCCATTCCATTCGAATGATGTGGCTTCCAATTTTATGAATTCGATCAATTTGGAACTGAACGAATTGAAGCCGAATACGTCAAAGATGGTGCCGAAACGATCCACAGGCGGTCACAAACGCAAGTCGCAAAGTTCACATCCCGCCGAGCAAAATAATCTTCTTGTCATACAGCAAGAGACGAATGGaatcgattcaaatttaaccAAAACAGTCATGACTAACGATTCGAA GTCAtctgaaaaatcatttgaagcgctgaaagaaaatgtttatcaaGAGGTTTCTGCCCTAATTGTCGCCAACGAAAGTCGTCCCAATTTTCTGATTAATTTGTTTCGCGAATTGCAGTTGATTTCGACGTCCGACCCGTTGCGAAACCGTTTGATGCAAACATTTCACGATCTCTACAATCGGTACGAGACCAATCCACACGCTGACAATTCTGCAATATTGAATCAG TGTTCGGCGAAGACCAACGAGACGGcaccaacatttttcaatttgcatCACAAACGAAAGAACAATCTAAGCTCGACGGATGTGTGCGGTGATACGTCCTGTGATGGAGACGAAGATTTGGCTGAAGCGGATCAGAATTGTAATGCTGAAGATATGTACGTTGATGATTTTGATGCTGATGGTGCTACTGGTTTTGACAATTCTTCTTCCGATATGGTAATTTTGCCATCGTCACCAACCAGCAATTCAGAT GAAAGTCCAACAGCGGTTCCTGATGATTTAACTTAA
- the LOC119071847 gene encoding GATA zinc finger domain-containing protein 14 isoform X2, with product MSSTSKQSTGTVPKANKSEKKMDKSSERPSNAGQHINGFAGDNSDRESDQPPKSENIENQNSDNITCCMGSNETTLDEQLKLERKLYDLYSKKEQMASLVDELQLMNEVAQRSLNRNSAPVRNVPIEYEQIVPIELIPGSKSSSPSNPNFRMSPVIPKPVAEIHDYESSRDDNESTIGGNEDSLTDKIAEINTMKNQLQRLKNLMNTVKIIEIKNGDCEENENDNVSVESSPTHANYNESHYENVLSTKRDSVPSTITGPEVEEEPDMDERVRLLQSMTQDLKLQAMSIAEERDRLRDIKNEMGRRRENEGLKKITNLNQTRFDDKSNDQCLGSDGDKTAEPTATYKDNSWNTSQFGLANGSARSNFERQNEQFAKTTQLPPVVPTKINSNAGASADVRSINSNSSRGISLPPPMRHIGPEERPSWMKSAHDTLRMSSVNQQNLDNTQDWQHSNNFCNFGPQSPQFHCHHSVNSDQNYNCRPMYYPSLSSNQSGIGNDHALLQQFIQTQQMLINSVCQFNQLLWDQQREINNLNTAVLLLQERMFNSSRNGFPEPLNSTRAETVPPNLTYNNSYPCHARAQSEQPVNQTNCISNCLPHSPYGQQYQCQSHPVPIQVESPNNIRSRRFNNNIIHHNQIDSSSCCYPTHLLNNDLHTSISNSSNYQTNSSQSYMQQQNNNLAANNITNSNNQLRQQNIAASTTSPALNNQTTPGNRANNYWDNFRSYSRQNLLSSNSCKSNEEASSINNLPQNRDRDQSHLNQSSRLPTHMTHNNLPLVANNKYSIHFQNQTNQQQQQQNTSTFVGQMGTNGSAIRNPEELNINQSMNQQLLHQSNDTLGHDHISSLNNLNMNFGPFHSNDVASNFMNSINLELNELKPNTSKMVPKRSTGGHKRKSQSSHPAEQNNLLVIQQETNGIDSNLTKTVMTNDSKSSEKSFEALKENVYQELISTSDPLRNRLMQTFHDLYNRYETNPHADNSAILNQCSAKTNETAPTFFNLHHKRKNNLSSTDVCGDTSCDGDEDLAEADQNCNAEDMYVDDFDADGATGFDNSSSDMVILPSSPTSNSDESPTAVPDDLT from the exons GTTCTAACGAGACCACATTGGACGAACAATTGAAACTGGAACGAAAATTGTACGACCTATACTCCAAGAAAGAGCAAATGGCTAGTTTGGTTGACGAACTGCAGCTAATGAATGAAGTTGCTCAACGATCTCTA AATCGAAATTCGGCACCAGTTCGGAATGTACCCATTGAGTATGAGCAGATCGTTCCAATTGAGCTGATTCCGGGCTCGAAAAGCTCGTCACCGTCTAACCCAAATTTTAGAATGTCTCCAGTCATCCCGAAACCGGTGGCTGAAATTCACGACTACGAAAGTAGTAGAGATGACAATGAGAGCACTATCGGCGGTAATGAGGATTCATTGACGGACAAAATAGCCGAAATTAACACAATGAAAAATCAGCTGCAGCGGCTCAAGAATCTGATGAACACCgttaaaattatcgaaataaagAACGGAGACTgcgaagaaaatgaaaatgacaacGTTTCGGTCGAATCTAGTCCGACGCATGCAAATTACAATGAGTCGcattacgaaaatgttttgtcgaCCAAACGGGACTCAGTACCGTCGACCATAACCGGTCCAGAAGTGGAAGAAGAACCGGACATGGACGAAAGAGTCAGATTGTTGCAGTCCATGACGCAAGACTTAAAACTGCAGGCAATGTCAATTGCTGAAGAAAGAGATCGATTGCGGGACATCAAAAACGAAATGGGACGGCGACGCGAAAATGAGGGATTGAAGAAAATTACCAATCTAAATCAAACGCGTTTTGATGACAAATCGAATGACCAATGCTTGGGATCCGATGGCGACAAAACAGCAGAGCCGACTGCAACGTATAAAGATAATAGTTGGAATACGTCGCAGTTCGGATTGGCTAATGGATCGGCTCGCTCGAATTTCGAACGTCAAAATGAGCAATTTGCAAAAACAACGCAATTGCCTCCGGTTGTTCcgacgaaaataaattcgaatgcAGGCGCGTCTGCTGATGTTCGGAGCATCAACTCGAACAGTTCCAGAGGCATCAGTCTTCCTCCACCAATGCGTCATATTGGACCGGAAGAGAGAC CAAGTTGGATGAAATCAGCACATGACACACTAAGAATGTCGTCGGtcaaccaacaaaatttggaCAACACACAAGATTGGCAGCATTCAAACAATTTCTGTAACTTTGGCCCGCAAAGTCCACAGTTCCATTGCCATCACAGTGTGAATAGTGATCAAAACTACAATTGTCGTCCCATGTATTATCCCAGCTTATCGTCGAATCAGTCGGGCATTGGCAACGATCATGCATTACTGCAACAGTTTATTCAAACTCAGCAAATGTTAATCAATTCGGTGTGCCAGTTCAATCAGCTGCTGTGGGATCAACAGAGAGAAATtaacaatttgaatacagCAGTGCTATTG CTGCAAGAACGAATGTTTAATTCGTCACGCAACGGTTTCCCCGAACCACTAAATTCAACCAGAGCAGAAACCGTGCCACCGAATCTGACCTACAACAATTCATATCCGTGTCACGCTAGAGCCCAATCCGAGCAGCCAGTGAACCAAACCAATTGCATATCAAATTGTTTGCCGCATTCGCCGTACGGCCAACAGTATCAATGCCAAAGTCATCCAGTTCCCATTCAAGTCGAAAGTCCGAACAACATTCGCTCGCGTCGATTCAATAATAACATAATACATCATAATCAAATCGATTCATCGTCGTGTTGCTATCCGACGCATTTGCTTAACAATGACTTGCACACATCAATATCAAACTCCTCTAATTATCAGACAAATTCATCACAGTCCTAcatgcaacaacaaaataataatcttgCCGCTAATAACATTACCAATTCTAATAATCAGCTTCGACAACAGAATATTGCCGCTTCTACCACTTCACCCGCTTTAAACAACCAAACGACACCGGGCAATCGGGCCAATAATTACTGGGACAATTTTCGAAG CTATTCGCGCCAAAATCTACTCTCAAGCAACAGCTGCAAAAGTAATGAGGAAGCGAGCAGTATTAACAATTTACCACAAAATCGAGATAGAGATCAAAGTCATCTAAACCAATCATCCCGACTACCCACACACATGACACATAACAATTTACCGCTTGTCGCAAACAACAAGTACTCGATTCATTTCCAAAATCAAACtaatcaacaacaacagcaacaaaataCTTCAACGTTCGTCGGACAAATGGGAACGAATGGCAGTGCGATACGCAATCCGGAAGAATTGAACATCAATCAGTCGATGAATCAACAATTGTTGCATCAAAGCAACGATACGCTGGGACATGATCACATTAGCAGCTTAAACAATCTGAACATGAACTTTGGGCCATTCCATTCGAATGATGTGGCTTCCAATTTTATGAATTCGATCAATTTGGAACTGAACGAATTGAAGCCGAATACGTCAAAGATGGTGCCGAAACGATCCACAGGCGGTCACAAACGCAAGTCGCAAAGTTCACATCCCGCCGAGCAAAATAATCTTCTTGTCATACAGCAAGAGACGAATGGaatcgattcaaatttaaccAAAACAGTCATGACTAACGATTCGAA GTCAtctgaaaaatcatttgaagcgctgaaagaaaatgtttatcaaGAG TTGATTTCGACGTCCGACCCGTTGCGAAACCGTTTGATGCAAACATTTCACGATCTCTACAATCGGTACGAGACCAATCCACACGCTGACAATTCTGCAATATTGAATCAG TGTTCGGCGAAGACCAACGAGACGGcaccaacatttttcaatttgcatCACAAACGAAAGAACAATCTAAGCTCGACGGATGTGTGCGGTGATACGTCCTGTGATGGAGACGAAGATTTGGCTGAAGCGGATCAGAATTGTAATGCTGAAGATATGTACGTTGATGATTTTGATGCTGATGGTGCTACTGGTTTTGACAATTCTTCTTCCGATATGGTAATTTTGCCATCGTCACCAACCAGCAATTCAGAT GAAAGTCCAACAGCGGTTCCTGATGATTTAACTTAA